From a single Rutidosis leptorrhynchoides isolate AG116_Rl617_1_P2 chromosome 5, CSIRO_AGI_Rlap_v1, whole genome shotgun sequence genomic region:
- the LOC139850122 gene encoding probable methionine--tRNA ligase, translating to MGITPTVAVDSRKPKKLPIAGKRNILITSALPYVNNVPHLGNIIGCVLSGDVFARYCRLRGYNVIYIGGTDEYGTTTEVKALEENCTPEEICKKYHAIHKEVYNWFNISFDEFGRTSTDEHTEVCQEIFMNLMKNELVFDETIRQPYCDICSKFLADRFVEGGCPKSDCGYDSARGDQCEKCGELINSAELINPRCKICASSPRIRDTNHLFFKLDRLQDKVGEYINTMSVGGSWSKNAISATNVLLKQGLRQRCITRDLKWGVPVPVEEFKDKVFYVWFDAPIGYVSITKCYTPEWDKWWKNLENVELFQFMGMDNVQFHTVMFPSTLIGTGESWTMMKTISATEYLNYEGGKFSKSKGVGIFGNDAKDTKIPVKVWRYYLLTTRPEVSDTSFSWSDMQAKVNGDLKNNLGNFIFRVLSFIAQDPDLRTEKGPGYKSIIPDAPGNYVGNYVDQYVEAMEKVKLKQGLKIAMSISGEGNAYLQESQPWKLYKEDLSSCSIVMRTSVGLVYLLACLLEPFMPSFSIEAIEQLNFPFQLSLSDDKGDVAKAKSPWEFIPVGHKIGTPVRLFQALTNEEVEFFRNKFAGSQADRAMKEEAEAKKITEKLNNTKITDKSGKKERLAKSAGEAKTNTVEQELTISRLDIRVGVITQVQKHPDADSLYVEKIDVGEDQPRTVVSGLVKFIRLEDLQNRKVCVLCNLKPATMRGIKSQAMVLCASTSDHTKVELVEPPASAVVGERVTFSGFSGEPDEVLNPKRKVWETLQVDLHTDKDFVACFKHLAFNTSAGVCKVSSIPNGSIG from the exons ATGGGAATTACACCTACCGTCGCCGTAGACAGTCGGAAACCGAAGAAGCTTCCGATTGCTGGCAAACGAAACATCTTAATTACTAGCGCGTTGCCGTACGTGAATAACGTGCCTCACCTCGGCAACATTATTGGGT GCGTGTTGAGTGGAGATGTGTTTGCTAGGTATTGTAGATTAAGAGGATACAACGTCATATACATTGGCGGTACAGATGAGTACGGAACAACTACAGAGGTCAAGGCTTTGGAAGAGAATTGTACTCCTGAAGAAATTTGTAAAAA GTATCATGCGATTCATAAAGAAGTGTATAATTGGTTTAATATAAGTTTTGATGAATTCGGAAGAACGTCTACTGACGAGCACACTGAAGTATGCCAAGAGATATTTATGAATTTGATGAAGAATGAATTGGTTTTTGACGAGACAATTCGGCAG CCTTACTGTGATATATGTAGCAAGTTTTTAGCCGATCGATTTGTTGAGGGCGGTTGCCCAAAGTCAGATTGTGGTTATGATTCTGCGCGAGGTGATCAATGTGAAAAATGTGGAGAACTCATAAATTCAGCAGAACTTATTAATCCCAGATGCAAG ATCTGTGCGAGCAGCCCTCGTATTCGTGATACCAATCACTTGTTTTTTAAACTCGATCGGTTGCAAGACAAAGTTGGTGAATACATCAACACAATGTCAGTGGGTGGCTCATGGAGTAAAAATGCCATTAGTGCAACAAATGTATTGCTTAAACAAGGATTGAGGCAACGTTGTATTACAAGAGATTTGAAGTGGGGTGTCCCTGTCCCTGTTGAAGAATTCAAAGACAAG GTTTTTTATGTGTGGTTTGATGCACCTATTGGATATGTCTCAATTACTAAATGCTACACACCCGAGTGGGACAAGTGgtggaaaaatcttgaaaatgtGGAGCTATTCCAGTTTATGGGCATGGATAACGTTCAATTCCACACT GTAATGTTTCCCTCTACTCTAATCGGGACTGGTGAGAGCTGGACTATGATGAAAACAATTAGTGCTACGGAGTACTTAAACTATGAGGGAG gcaAGTTCTCAAAAAGTAAGGGTGTAGGCATCTTTGGAAATGATGCCAAGGATACAAAGATCCCTGTAAAAGTATGGCGATACTATTTGTTAACCACTAGACCAGAG GTATCAGACACGTCATTTTCGTGGTCAGATATGCAAGCAAAGGTAAATGGTGATTTGAAAAATAATTTGGGCAATTTCATCTTCAGGGTTTTGAGCTTTATTGCTCAAGATCCAG ATTTACGTACAGAAAAAGGCCCAGGATACAAATCTATAATTCCTGATGCACCAGGTAACTATGTTGGTAACTATGTTGACCAATATGTAGAGGCCATGGAAAAG GTCAAGCTAAAGCAGGGATTAAAAATTGCAATGAGTATCTCTGGTGAAGGAAATGCATACCTACAA GAAAGTCAACCCTGGAAGCTTTACAAGGAAGACCTTTCTTCATGTTCTATAGTCATGAGAACTTCAGTGGGATTAGTTTATCTTCTTGCGTGTCTTTTAGAACCTTTCATGCCATCCTTTTCGATTGAGGCAA TTGAGCAACTTAATTTTCCCTTTCAACTATCCCTTTCTGATGATAAAGGGGATGTTGCAAAAGCCAAAAGTCCTTGGGAGTTCATTCCTGTTGGACACAAAATTGGTACCCCTGTGCGCTTGTTTCAAGCAttg ACAAATGAAGAAGTTGAATTTTTTAGGAATAAGTTTGCTGGAAGTCAAGCTGACCGGGCTATGAAGGAAGAAGCTGAAGCAAAGAAAATTACTGAAAAGTTAAACAACACAAAAATTACTG ATAAAAGTGGAAAGAAAGAAAGGCTGGCTAAATCTGCAGGTGAAGCCAAAACTAACACTGTTGAACAGGAACTTACAATCAGTAGACTTGATATTCGTGTTGGAGTTATTACTCAAGTTCAAAAGCATCCTGATGCTGATTCTTTGTACGTTGAAAAAATTGATGTTGGTGAAGACCAGCCTAGGACTGTTGTTAGTGGGCTTGTCAAATTTATTCGTCTTGAGGATTTGCAG AACCGGAAGGTATGTGTTCTCTGCAACTTAAAGCCAGCAACCATGCGTGGAATCAAATCACAAGCTATGGTTCTTTGTGCTTCCACTAGTGATCACACCAAG GTTGAATTGGTTGAACCACCTGCATCTGCTGTTGTTGGAGAAAGAGTTACATTTTCTGGATTTAGTGGGGAGCCTGATGAAGTTCTGAACCCGAAAAGGAAGGTTTGGGAGACTCTTCAAGTGGATTTACATACAGACAAGGATTTTGTAGCTTGCTTTAAACATCTGGCATTTAATACTTCTGCTGGTGTTTGCAAGGTTTCATCCATACCTAATGGATCTATTGGATAA